Genomic DNA from Mesorhizobium sp. 131-2-1:
GCGGCAGATATTTCTCTTCCGCCGCTGAGAGTTCCTGGTAATTGAGCAGATCGAAGAGTTCGTCGAGCGTCGCCACCTCGTCCTCGATACCGGCGGTACTTTCTTCGCGGAGGATGCGGTCGCAGACCTGGCGCATGGCCGAGATCGCCGCGCGCATGTTGTGGTTCGCCCATATGACCGTGGAGATTCCGGCCGCCCGATACGCGGAGACCGGTGTGCGGTAATATTTCGTAGGCACGATCACGACCGGAAGGCGGTTCTGCCAGGCGCGCGTGAAGGCGAAAATCTGCTCAGCGTTGGACTTGCGGGAATGAATCAGAATAGCATCGGCGCCGGCCTCAGCGTAGGCTTGTGCTCGCGCCAGCGCCTCATCCTCTCCGCGGCCGGCGATGAGCGCCTCGATCCGGGCGACCAGAACGAACTCCGCATCCGGCACTTGGTCCTTCACCGCCTTAAGCCGGCCGCAGAACTCGGGAATATCGGCCAACGGGTGCCGATCACCGATGAACGAGTTCATTTTCGGGAACGCCGTGTCCTCGATACATATGCCGCTCGCGCCATGTTGGCGCAGCTTGCGGGCGACCAAACGGGCATTGTTGAAGTTCCCGAACCCGCTGTCCCCGTCGACGAGGACTGGAATGTCCACCGTGTCGGAAATTCGCTCAACGACATCGACGAGTTGGGACCAGGAAGCTTCGTTCGCATCTCGATATCCGAGACTGGATGAAATCGAGAGGCCGGACGCCCAGAGCGCCTTGAAGCCAGCGCGCTCGGCAATCGCCGCCGAAAGGCCGTCATGAGCCTCCATTGCGAAGGCGAGTTCACTGGACGCGATCATTCGGCGCAAGCTCTCTCGCGTCTGCGCACCAGACTGCCTCTCCACCATACGGTCTCACCTCCACCGACGCTGTCCAGCCGACAAGCCTGTCATCGCTGCCGACGAAGTACTTTCAGAGGCGAACCGCTCTGCCCACCGATCGGCGATCTGCCACTGTCGTGCACACGTACAGAATCAATGAAGCAAGGCGCGTGCCGAATTGGCGAACCACCTGCGCCGCACCAGTTCTCCATACCGGCGGGCCAGGTCCCCTCTCGACATTTGTCGGGCTTCCGACATCCTCGTCCAACTTCGGACACAAGAGGGGTAGCGGGAGGGAGTGGCTATTCGTCTACGCCATGGCGGCCGTTCCGAGGCTGCCGATCAACGGTCTCAAGCGAGATGGACAGGGAGCGGAAGACCGGCGGTCCGTGCAGGCAAGGACGGACGACGTTGGTCTTCGATCCCGGTGATCGCCGGTCGGCTTGATTATTTATCCATGCCTCATGGACGAAGTGTCGAGCATCGGCATGCGAGATTTCAGCTCCCCCAGTGGCCGTTCCGAACTTCAAGCCTTGACCTAACCAAGCGACTTGTTGATCGATGGGATGATCTTGTCTCCCCAGAGCTCAATCTGGCGTAGCATCGTCTTTTGGTCGAAATCTCCCAATTGGGTCTGAATTGCGATCTGGTCCGGCTTCAGGATACTTATCTCTTCCAGCAGGCGATCGATGACGCGACTTACGCTGCCGATCGGCAGGTTCTGGCGCATGGTCTCGAACGACAGATCCTGCTGCGTCGGTGTTTCCTGCAGCAGATAGCCGTCCCGGCTCTGCTGGCGGCGCTGATGAAGTGCTTCAGATAGCCGGCGCTGGAAGCGGGCGTTGTCGAGATAGCTGTCGATCTCCGCCTGATCGTCGCTGGCATAGCAGCAGCGCAGAAGCCCTATCTTGGCGGCGGTGACATCCTTACCCCGCGAGGCCGCTGCTGCCTCGATGGTCTCACGCAGCGTTCTTAAGTTTTCCAAGCCGTTGTGGAACGCCGTGACGAAAAGATTGTGGCCCTCACGATAGGCCCGGCACATGCTTCGCGCGGACCCGCAGGCGATCCAGATCGGTGGGGCTGGCCTTTGGATGGTGCGCAGCGAAATCGCCGTTAAAGGTATCTTCTCATACTGGCCATTGTGCTCGAAGACCTTCTGGTTAAGGCCCTTGAGAAGGATATCCAGGTATTCCGCAAACACGGCCGGCGCCTGATCGACATCGACGCCGAAGCGCTCGAACTCGAACTGCTGGTATCCCGAGCCGACGCCGAGTTCGAGGCGGCCGTTCGAAACGATCTCGGCAAAGCCGATCTCGGAGAGCAGGCGCTGCGGTTGATATAGCGGCAGCACACACACACCGGTGCCAAGGCGAATGGTGCTCGTAAGGCCAGCACAGTGCGCCACCATCATCAAGGGCGAGGGAACCAGGCTGTAATTGTTGAAGTGGTGCTCGGCGAACCAAGCGGTGTTGAAGCCAGCCTGCTCCGAAGCGATTGTCTGTTCAATGGAGTTACCTATGACGCTGTCGCACGATTGATGATAGCCTCGCTGGGCCGCCAAGATGAACGTCGCGAATTCCATGGCGTGTCCCTCGTTTACACAAAGTGGCCAATCAAGCCTTCGACTTGTGCCGATTGCGGGTGGGTCGCGGTATCGATGCGGCCTGGCGACGACGTAGTCGACGATCTTGCGCAAAGCCGCTTATCGTTCGGCGGCCGCAGGCAAGCGCCAAAACCTGGCTAGTCATTCGACCCTGATGACGAGTTTTCCGTCACCGATGAAGACGATCACTTGGCAAGCCGCGCTTGGCACGTTCCATGCAGCCGCAGTCTCAATCCTCGAACCTCGTCGGCTTCGACGAACCGCAACCCGTCGCCGGCGAACATTCCGTTGGATTTTCTTGATCGGTTGGCTGGGCGTTTCGCGCGTCAGCCAACGAGGTCAAGCCGCCGTCCACGTAGAGGGTCGAGCCGTTTACGTATGAGGCATCAGGCGAGGCCAGAAAGAACACTGCCTCGGCGACGTCTTCGGGCTCTCCCATCCGCCCCATCGGGATGCGCCGTTTGATCGCTACGGAATCGATGCAGCCGGACTCGACCAACTGAGCAATGTCAGGCGTACGGATATAGCCAAGAGCGACGGTGGCCGTTCGGATGCCGACCGACCCGAGTTCGGCCGCCATGCACCGGGTCAGAATGTTCATACCCGCCCTGGACGCCCCATAGGCATGGCGCGCCACGAAGGGCAGGAAACTATTGATCGATCCAAGATTGAGGATTACGCCGCCGGCGTCCATCGACTTGATCGCCTCGCGCGCGCAGGTGAAGGTGCCGGTGAGATTGACGTCCAGCACCCGCTCGATCTGTTGCGGGATTTCGATCCCTCGCACAAACGTATCGGCAATAGCAGCACAGTTGACGAGGACCTCGATGCGACCGAAGCGCCCCCGTATTTCCTCGAACAGCGCCACCACGTCGCTCTCGACCGCCAAGTCGACGGATTTCGCCACGTGCCTGCCGCCCAGCAAATCAGCGAGTTCTGCCGCCCCAGCACCATCTTTATCAGCAATCACGACTGTGTCGGAGTTCGCGGCAAAGCGGCGAACGACGGCGGCGCCTATACCGTTCGCGCCGCCCGTCACGACCACTGTGCGCGCGCCAGTTCGTTCGGCCGGCCGGAAGAGTTCGGCTCGAGGCGTCTCGTCGACCGGCGGGTGCGCGTCGCCCGGCTGGTTGAACGACATCCAACCGCCGTCGACCGTCAGCACCGATCCTGTGATGTAGCCCGTCTGTGCGCTGGCCAAAAAACGCACGGCCCGAGCGATCTCGTCGGGGCGCGCCATTCGCCCCATGGGCACGCGGCGGCGCACGGCCGCGAGGTCCATCTTGCCCGCACGTTCCAGTTCCGCCACCATCGGCGTGCGCACGTATCCTGGCGCTACCGCCGTTACGCGGATGCCGCGCGAGGCCCACTCGCATGCAAGCGATCTCGTGAGAGCGATCAAGCCTGCCTTCGAGCTGGCATAGGCGTTGCGCTTGGGATTGCCGAGCACGCCCGCCAGCGAAGCGACGTTGACAATGGCAGCGCCGGGCTGCATGCGCCTCGCCGCTTCGCCGGCCATGATGAAAGGCCCGATCAGATTTGTTGCCAGCACGCGTCGGAAGGCCTCGAAACCGGTGTCGATAGTCGCAGCCATGGCGGGTCCTATCGCCGCGTTGTTGACGAGAACATCGATTTTCGCGAACTGCGCTTCGATGCGGCCGTATAGGGCGACAATGTCCTCTTCTCGTGAGACATCGCATTCGAGGCCCAGATGCGGATGGCCGAGACCGCCGGCCAGTTCAAGAACGCCGCTGCCAGGAAGGTCCACCGCAACGACGATGTCTCCATCGGCGGCAACGATCTCGACCAGCGCACGGCCGATTCCGCCTGCCGCTCCCGTTATGATGACGACCCGTCCTGCCTGCTTCATATGAACCTCTCCGCAGCCAGCGTCAGAGATATCGACGCGAGTCAGCCGCAAGACCGGTCGCGGACGTCCTGGTGACGGCGAGTTTCCATACCGGGTAGACGTGTTGCGTTCCGCGACCGCTCCCGCGACGCGGCTCCGCAATTGGGAGCCTTGGAAAGCATTGTGGTGACATGCATGGCATTTTCATTTTGATGACGAGCTGCGGCGCTTCCTGAGCGCGTAAACCGGGTCATTGGGATGCGCTGCTCCGATCGGTTGCCGCAAGCCGAACCGTTCTGCCTCGGGGACCGCTGGTGGGGTCTGCTCTTCGAGCCAATCGTAAACGACGGTCCGTTCGGCAATGCGCCACGCCCCTTCCCTCTTCTGAAAAAGATCGCAGTAACGGCCGCAGAGAAGCACCTGGCGTGCTTCTCCGTCATTGTCTGGTCCGCGTTGCAGCGCGGTGAAATAGCTTTCGACCACGGCCTCCGACGGGTCGATGAATTCGATCAAGACGTTCGTGATCTGGTGGATTAAGCGCGGTCCGGTTTTGAAGAGACCAAGCGCAAACTCAAAGAAGCCCTCGGCTGAGCCGCGATAGGCACCGTGATTGTCATGCGCATCGGGCCAATATGCACTGCGCAGCGCAGCCTCATCCGCGCGGTCTATGCCGCGGCAGTACCGATAAAGGCAGTCGCGGATCGCCTCGCGGTCGCGCAGTTCGGTGATTTTTGCCTGGCCCATCGCTCTGTCGCAAATTTGAGATTGGAAGAGGCGTTTCGTGCCTCTAGGTGCGTGCAAGGTCGAACCGATCGGCAACTGAAGAAGCCAGAACGGAGACGAACTTCACGTGTCGCGTGCGTGTCATTGAGGTCTCGATGCCGGAGAGGAGGTTGGCAGGGAAGCGGCCGGACATCTTGCTTTGCGGTGTGGGGCCACGTCTCGTCGATTCCACCTAAGCTTCCCCAGTTCTTGGTTGCATGGCGGCTGGTTCGAACCGCGCTGCCGAGGTGCGATCGACTTCCAGCGCACGTTCGGGGCAGGATCGCGCGCCTTGTGACGCAAGCAGTTGCTCCCCCTCCGCAACCTGAATGTCACCGGGCAGGATGTAGCCATCGTCATCAAGCTTGAAGATGTCCGGCGCTTGCGCCCAGCATCGCGCGTGCCCCTGGCATTTGGCATTGTGGACGATAATGCGCATAGCGCTGCCTCCATTGTCTTGGCATGGCTCGGCGATGGTCATGACCAGTCCAGGATCAGATTTTCGATCCCGAACACATGGCCGCCACAGGTGATGGGCGCTGTACCCTCCTTGATCCGGAAGGTCGGTATGCGCGCCAGCCATTCCTCCAGGCCAATGACAATCTCGCGCCGGGCAAGGTGTGAGCCAAGGCAACGGTGGGGACCATAGCCAAAGGCGGCGTGGCGGTTGTGATCTCGCGCCAGATCGACCGTGTTGGGGGATTCGAATTCCTCCGGGTCGCGATTTGCAATCATCGTGGCGCACGAAACATAGTCCCCCTTTCGGATCGGCGCGCCTTCGAAGTCGATATCTTTCGTAGCCACGCGGATCAACTGAATGGGCGGATAGGCCCGCAGCAACTCTTCGGTTGCGAGCAGGATGCGGGCCGGTTCGCTGCGCAGCAGTTCCTGATCCTTGAGGTTGCGCGCTAGATAAGCCAGGTCAAAGCCAATAGCTGCTGCGACAGTGTCAAGTCCCGCGACGAACACAAGCACGCCGATGCCACGGATCTCCCCGTCGGTTAGCCGGCGGCCCTCGATCTGTGCCTGCACGATGAAGGTCATGAGATCGTCGACCGGATCCTTGCGGCGATTGGTTGCAAGTTCATCGATGAAAGCCACAATCTTGCGGGCAGCCACAGGTCGTTCCACATCGTCGCCGTGGAGCAGATCTTTCGCCCAGCCGACAAATGTATCGAGTCCCTGATCCGGCAACCCCAGAAACCGAAGGAAGATGCTGACAGTGAACGGAAAGGCAAAATCCTTCATGACGTCGCAGCTCGTGGCCGATGCGGTGATCCGGTCGATCAGGGCTATCGCTCGCTCACGGACAGCCGGTTCCAGTGCCGTCACCCGCTTGGGCGAAAGCAGCGGACTGAGCAGTGAGCGAAATGCGCCATGGGCCGGTGGATCGAGCTCAAGCGGGATCGTCGGCCAGGTTTCGCCCAGTATGGAGGAGAAGATGCTGCGATGGCTGGAAAAAGTTTCAGTGTCCTGCAGCACCTTACGCTGATCTGCGGCGCGGGTGATGACCCAGGTGCCCCGGCCATCTTGCGTGTTGTAGGGGGAATAGAAGATCGGAGGCCCGTCATGGGCGCAAGCGACGGCTGCGTGTGGATCCCCGTTGGGCGTTGGTGGCATGCCTGGCGATGTGAACAGGCTGAAGTCTCTCACCATTTCGGGCGGGACATGATCTGGGACCGGGTTGATCGCCATTGCATTTCTCCTGCCGCCTAACCACTAACCAGGCCGCGCACCATGGCATCTTGGTCATCTAGAGAGCCGACGAGCGAAATCGTCGGAGACCCGGCGTTTTCCAGCTTCGAACGGCGAACCGGAATGAAGCTCTTGCTCCACAGCGGTTCGGGGTCGATCATCTCTGCGAGGATATCCGCAGCGCGGCACGCGAAAGACCGGTTGGCCGCCGAAGTGCTCGCCGGTCTCCTCAAGCGCCGGCGAGAGGACAGGAGCAAGCACATTCTGGTCGAACCGTATCTGCGGATCGATCGGTGGCCATTGGCCGGTGCCGGGCGGTTGTGACGGTGACGCCAGTCACGCCGGTCGATATTGCATTCCGCGGGCAATGCCCGTTTCGGATAGAATCTGAACTGACGCTGACCTGACATGTCGTCTTCCTTCATTGCATTGAGCGCGATATCACTCACGAATGGACGCCAGTCGGTATCTCCTGCCGTCTCACATGAGAGCTTCAAAAGTCGTGCCAACGGCGCGGAAAGAGCCCTGCAGGAGATTTTCTACATATCATTCAACAGCTTGAACGAATGCGCAGCCGCAAGCCTGGCTGTCCCGGACATGACAAACCCGACAGCAAAGTCGCGGCAGCTTCAAAATGCTCCGAGAGCACAAGGCGGCTTTTTCCATCACCTTGGGACCGTGCCCGCCTCACGCAAGCGCGGTTCAGAAAGATCACATGGCCAGCTTGCTAATGGACGTGCTGGCTTTTTTGTACCCGTTGTCGATTTCGAAGCGGTCTCGCGAGCGTCGATAGGGCGAAGCGCGTGGGCCTGTCAGCCGTCTCAATCCTGAGAACGGAGGCCATAGGGACCCTCGTCAGGTTAACCCCGATCGACTCCTGTCCCTCGTTCCGAGTTTGAGCCCAGATTTTCGCTTCGAATACGAGCCACGTGTTCGCCGCGCCGGCGACCCGGCGACCCGGCGACCCTCCGGTCCGACTTCCGACATTTTTGTCCAGCTTCGGACAAAGAGGGTCGCGGCTTGATACCCATAAAGGGGATCCCCTCCGCCCAGAGCCCACGATCTGGTGATTATGGGCGCGCTCGGTCTCGGCGAAGGCATGGTTCTGGCCGCTCAAGGCAAAGAGGGTCGCTGCAAAAAACAGTGTGAACCCAAGCCTAAATCAAATGGCATGGCGCTTGCGTCGTACTCGGCAGAACCCATCACAAGGTGGCCAGGAGTAAGACCATTGCTGACATCGCGACGCCCCGTACAAGCGCGTACCGTTCTCGTTGCCGCGGCAAATCGAGAGCTCGTTTCTTCAGACGCCCGTGCTTGCGAGCGGTTTTGCCATGGCTGATCCAAGGCCGACACAAAACGCGCGGCGCCCGGCCGAATTGCCGGCCGAGGTCGATGCCGTGTCAGTTTCAACCGAAAAAGCAGCGCACCAGTTTTCCTCCAGGAGCACATTGATGACCGTCAAAAAAAAGGTTCCTTTCGTCACCTTTCGCACGCGTGTTCGCGATGACTCCATCGAGGGGCCAAACCCGTACCGCTGGGAAGACAAGACATCCGACGACTATTTCCGCGGCAAGCGCATCATCCTGTTCTCGCTGCCCGGTGCCTTCACCCCGACCTGCTCGACCTTGCAGTTGCCCGATTTCGAAATGCTCTACGACGAGTTCGAGAAGGAGGGAATTGACGCGATCTACTGCGTTTCCGTCAACGATGCCTTCGTCATGAATGCCTGGGGCAAGGCCCTGGGGCTGCAGAAAGTCCAGCTCATCCCAGACGGCTCGGGCGAGTTCACCCGCAAGATGGGCATGCTAGTTGCCAAGGACAATCTCGGCTTCGGCATGCGCTCCTGGCGCTACGCTGCCGTGATCAACAATGGCGTAGTGGAGCAGTGCTTCGAGGAGGACGGTTTCTGCGACAACTGCGAGGCCGATCCCTATGGCGTATCGTCGCCGCAGAACGTCCTTGAAACGTTGAGAGCCGCCAAAGCCGTGACGGCTGCATGATCTAGACGAGTCAACGTCTCGAAAATCCCCTTGCACAAGGCGAAGGGTCGCTCGGTAGGAGTTTCACGCTAGCCATGGAGTCCTCAGCAAGCCTGCTTCAGCGTCAGAAGCAATCGTTGGTTTTGACGCCGCAAATGATGGAATCCATTCGCCTGTTGCAACTGGCGCATCCCGAACTGCATCAGTTCGTCGAGCAGGAAATCGAGAAGAACCCCTTTCTGGAACGGGCCTCAAACCGGGCGCCGAAGGACATTCCGTCGATTTCGGCCGGGAACCCGCGCATCGGGCCGACCACGGGCGGAATATCGGATCGGGCCTCGCAGTGGAAATCAATCCGCGGCAAAAACAATGTCCAACCGGGGGGAAACCATGCGTTCGAAGATTCCTGGACGTCCATCGAAACATTGCACGACCATGTCGCTCGTCAGATCGCTCTCAGCGCATTCGCGCCGCTGGAGCGGCGAATAGCTGGCGAGCTTGCCGGTCATCTGGAAGACACCGGATACCTTCCGGTGAACCTTTCGGAACTGGCCCGCAGCCTGAATGTCCGGGAGGCTGTTGTGGAACGGGTTCTCGGAACCTTGCAGCAGTTCGATCCACCGGGTATTTTTGCGCGAACTCTCAGCGAATGCCTTGAGATACAATTGCGGCAGCTAGACAGGTTCGACCCGGCAATGGCAGCGCTGGTCGCCAATCTTGAAGCGCTGGCGCGACGCGATTTTCAAACATTGAAGCGCCATTGCGGTGTCGATGAAGACGACCTTCTCGAAATGTTGCACGAAATCCGCGCGCTCGATCCCAAGCCCGGAAACCGATTCCAATCCGGAGGGCCTGAATCGATCATTCCCGACGTCTTGGTCCAGCCCTCTCCCGGAGGTGGGTGGCAAATCGAACTCAATCCAGACACGCTGCCTAGGCTGCTGATGAACCAAAACTATTTTGCCCAGGTCTCCCGCCTAAGCGCTCAAAATTCGAAAGATCAGTCATTTCTCAACGAATGCCTCCAAAACGCGAACTGGCTAATCCGCAGCCTTGATCAGCGCGCCAAGACGATCCTCAAGGTAGCGGCTGAAATCATCCGCCAGCAGGACGCCTTTTTTGAACATGGGGTCGCCCACCTGCGGCCTCTCAATCTCAGGACTGTCGCGGATGCGATCAACGTGCACCAGTCGACGGTAAGCCGGGTAACGTCGAACAAGTACATGCTGACCCC
This window encodes:
- the aepX gene encoding phosphoenolpyruvate mutase; translation: MVERQSGAQTRESLRRMIASSELAFAMEAHDGLSAAIAERAGFKALWASGLSISSSLGYRDANEASWSQLVDVVERISDTVDIPVLVDGDSGFGNFNNARLVARKLRQHGASGICIEDTAFPKMNSFIGDRHPLADIPEFCGRLKAVKDQVPDAEFVLVARIEALIAGRGEDEALARAQAYAEAGADAILIHSRKSNAEQIFAFTRAWQNRLPVVIVPTKYYRTPVSAYRAAGISTVIWANHNMRAAISAMRQVCDRILREESTAGIEDEVATLDELFDLLNYQELSAAEEKYLPQTATGVR
- a CDS encoding LLM class flavin-dependent oxidoreductase translates to MEFATFILAAQRGYHQSCDSVIGNSIEQTIASEQAGFNTAWFAEHHFNNYSLVPSPLMMVAHCAGLTSTIRLGTGVCVLPLYQPQRLLSEIGFAEIVSNGRLELGVGSGYQQFEFERFGVDVDQAPAVFAEYLDILLKGLNQKVFEHNGQYEKIPLTAISLRTIQRPAPPIWIACGSARSMCRAYREGHNLFVTAFHNGLENLRTLRETIEAAAASRGKDVTAAKIGLLRCCYASDDQAEIDSYLDNARFQRRLSEALHQRRQQSRDGYLLQETPTQQDLSFETMRQNLPIGSVSRVIDRLLEEISILKPDQIAIQTQLGDFDQKTMLRQIELWGDKIIPSINKSLG
- a CDS encoding SDR family oxidoreductase, translated to MKQAGRVVIITGAAGGIGRALVEIVAADGDIVVAVDLPGSGVLELAGGLGHPHLGLECDVSREEDIVALYGRIEAQFAKIDVLVNNAAIGPAMAATIDTGFEAFRRVLATNLIGPFIMAGEAARRMQPGAAIVNVASLAGVLGNPKRNAYASSKAGLIALTRSLACEWASRGIRVTAVAPGYVRTPMVAELERAGKMDLAAVRRRVPMGRMARPDEIARAVRFLASAQTGYITGSVLTVDGGWMSFNQPGDAHPPVDETPRAELFRPAERTGARTVVVTGGANGIGAAVVRRFAANSDTVVIADKDGAGAAELADLLGGRHVAKSVDLAVESDVVALFEEIRGRFGRIEVLVNCAAIADTFVRGIEIPQQIERVLDVNLTGTFTCAREAIKSMDAGGVILNLGSINSFLPFVARHAYGASRAGMNILTRCMAAELGSVGIRTATVALGYIRTPDIAQLVESGCIDSVAIKRRIPMGRMGEPEDVAEAVFFLASPDASYVNGSTLYVDGGLTSLADARNAQPTDQENPTECSPATGCGSSKPTRFED
- a CDS encoding nuclear transport factor 2 family protein; this translates as MGQAKITELRDREAIRDCLYRYCRGIDRADEAALRSAYWPDAHDNHGAYRGSAEGFFEFALGLFKTGPRLIHQITNVLIEFIDPSEAVVESYFTALQRGPDNDGEARQVLLCGRYCDLFQKREGAWRIAERTVVYDWLEEQTPPAVPEAERFGLRQPIGAAHPNDPVYALRKRRSSSSK
- a CDS encoding ferredoxin, whose translation is MRIIVHNAKCQGHARCWAQAPDIFKLDDDGYILPGDIQVAEGEQLLASQGARSCPERALEVDRTSAARFEPAAMQPRTGEA
- a CDS encoding cytochrome P450, which codes for MAINPVPDHVPPEMVRDFSLFTSPGMPPTPNGDPHAAVACAHDGPPIFYSPYNTQDGRGTWVITRAADQRKVLQDTETFSSHRSIFSSILGETWPTIPLELDPPAHGAFRSLLSPLLSPKRVTALEPAVRERAIALIDRITASATSCDVMKDFAFPFTVSIFLRFLGLPDQGLDTFVGWAKDLLHGDDVERPVAARKIVAFIDELATNRRKDPVDDLMTFIVQAQIEGRRLTDGEIRGIGVLVFVAGLDTVAAAIGFDLAYLARNLKDQELLRSEPARILLATEELLRAYPPIQLIRVATKDIDFEGAPIRKGDYVSCATMIANRDPEEFESPNTVDLARDHNRHAAFGYGPHRCLGSHLARREIVIGLEEWLARIPTFRIKEGTAPITCGGHVFGIENLILDWS
- a CDS encoding peroxiredoxin, translated to MTVKKKVPFVTFRTRVRDDSIEGPNPYRWEDKTSDDYFRGKRIILFSLPGAFTPTCSTLQLPDFEMLYDEFEKEGIDAIYCVSVNDAFVMNAWGKALGLQKVQLIPDGSGEFTRKMGMLVAKDNLGFGMRSWRYAAVINNGVVEQCFEEDGFCDNCEADPYGVSSPQNVLETLRAAKAVTAA
- the rpoN gene encoding RNA polymerase factor sigma-54 — its product is MESSASLLQRQKQSLVLTPQMMESIRLLQLAHPELHQFVEQEIEKNPFLERASNRAPKDIPSISAGNPRIGPTTGGISDRASQWKSIRGKNNVQPGGNHAFEDSWTSIETLHDHVARQIALSAFAPLERRIAGELAGHLEDTGYLPVNLSELARSLNVREAVVERVLGTLQQFDPPGIFARTLSECLEIQLRQLDRFDPAMAALVANLEALARRDFQTLKRHCGVDEDDLLEMLHEIRALDPKPGNRFQSGGPESIIPDVLVQPSPGGGWQIELNPDTLPRLLMNQNYFAQVSRLSAQNSKDQSFLNECLQNANWLIRSLDQRAKTILKVAAEIIRQQDAFFEHGVAHLRPLNLRTVADAINVHQSTVSRVTSNKYMLTPRGVFELKYFFTVAIGSSEGGDAYSAEAVRHQIKAMVAVESPNEVLSDDDIATRLKETGIDIARRTVAKYREALNIPSSARRRREKRVRLRCQSSPVGGGDESGS